In a single window of the Elusimicrobiota bacterium genome:
- a CDS encoding nucleoside triphosphate pyrophosphatase, whose protein sequence is MNTNREQPVPLILASVSPRRKGILKTLGLAFIVMPSSALEDCDAKEPAEIVKTLALRKARAILPGVKRGVIVSADTIVVVDNEIIGKPKDYRDAVRILRKLNGSVHKVYTGVAVIEKPGGCVQTGVEVTKVKMRMFTDAEVLKLARKNRDKAGAYAIQETDDKFVEYIRGDYYNVVGLPKKMLVRMLNNTILNVPIKTRGL, encoded by the coding sequence ATGAACACCAATCGTGAACAACCGGTACCGTTGATACTAGCATCGGTATCGCCAAGGCGGAAGGGGATACTCAAAACTTTAGGATTGGCATTTATTGTTATGCCAAGTTCTGCATTGGAAGATTGTGATGCCAAAGAGCCTGCGGAGATAGTTAAAACTTTGGCATTGCGTAAAGCCAGGGCTATACTGCCGGGGGTTAAACGCGGGGTTATTGTGTCTGCAGACACTATTGTAGTAGTGGATAATGAAATTATTGGGAAACCAAAGGATTACCGTGATGCTGTAAGGATTCTGCGGAAATTAAACGGCAGTGTGCATAAAGTGTATACCGGTGTTGCGGTAATAGAAAAACCCGGTGGGTGTGTCCAGACAGGGGTTGAGGTAACAAAGGTTAAGATGCGAATGTTTACTGATGCTGAGGTATTGAAGCTCGCAAGAAAAAACAGGGACAAAGCCGGGGCGTATGCTATACAGGAAACCGATGATAAGTTTGTGGAATATATCCGCGGGGATTATTACAATGTTGTGGGGTTACCTAAAAAAATGTTAGTCCGTATGCTTAATAATACTATTTTAAACGTTCCGATAAAAACTCGCGGACTTTAA
- a CDS encoding polymer-forming cytoskeletal protein, giving the protein MFSKKEPPNKVDAFVGPETEIKGDINTKGLLRIDGKWSGGIVLADGVVIGEGGIANGNITAKEIIVGGKVKGNLTATVNLELHTQGNVQGDIKSSKLSIAEGAVFQGNCTMVQEQASTTLTGATADSSANKQQQNRNNNNKSKTYDTQLSEA; this is encoded by the coding sequence ATGTTTTCAAAAAAAGAACCACCAAATAAAGTTGACGCTTTCGTTGGCCCGGAGACAGAAATTAAAGGTGATATTAACACCAAAGGATTGCTGAGGATTGACGGTAAATGGTCCGGCGGAATAGTTTTAGCAGACGGCGTTGTAATTGGCGAAGGCGGTATAGCGAATGGCAATATCACAGCAAAAGAAATTATAGTCGGCGGAAAAGTTAAGGGTAACCTCACAGCAACTGTTAACCTTGAACTCCACACTCAAGGCAATGTCCAGGGAGATATTAAATCATCGAAATTATCGATTGCGGAAGGCGCGGTATTCCAGGGCAACTGCACAATGGTGCAAGAACAAGCTTCAACAACACTGACCGGCGCGACAGCTGATAGTTCAGCAAATAAACAGCAGCAAAACCGTAATAACAATAATAAATCAAAAACTTACGATACACAACTATCTGAAGCGTGA
- the amrS gene encoding AmmeMemoRadiSam system radical SAM enzyme, which yields MSVKRSHSVSATSSASGSKPGVIPVKEALFYRYNNGELHCVLCPHNCMITAGQTGRCGVRKRTGDKLYALTYATHASLAVDPIEKKPLYHFYPGKGILSTGTYGCNFICRHCQNWEISQVKDKHKLETIRILTGEQIVELAKQERSVGVAYTYNEPLINYEWLFEMSKLVHKAGMVNVVVTNGFINKEPLSCLAEQIDAANVDLKAFSEGFYRKICGGALKPVLNSIESMLSSGIHVELTTLLIPGHNDSAEEIVQLVNWIARLDKAIPLHFSRYFPKYKMDIPVTDEETLIRAYDIAKTRLDYVYLGNYGDDKYGNTYCPGCKALLISRVGYEIEVKGLTGKKCTSCGYEVNLII from the coding sequence GGGGAACTACACTGCGTATTGTGTCCGCATAATTGCATGATTACTGCCGGACAAACCGGGCGTTGCGGTGTACGTAAACGCACGGGGGATAAGTTGTATGCTTTAACCTACGCTACACACGCATCACTTGCTGTTGATCCAATTGAAAAGAAGCCGTTATACCATTTTTATCCGGGTAAAGGGATTTTGTCAACCGGGACTTATGGATGCAACTTCATATGCCGGCATTGTCAAAACTGGGAGATATCGCAAGTAAAGGACAAGCATAAACTAGAGACAATTAGAATCCTTACCGGTGAACAAATTGTTGAGTTAGCAAAACAGGAACGGTCTGTCGGAGTGGCTTATACATATAATGAACCGTTAATAAATTATGAATGGCTTTTCGAGATGTCAAAACTTGTGCATAAAGCCGGGATGGTTAATGTTGTAGTGACCAACGGGTTTATTAATAAAGAGCCGTTGAGTTGTTTGGCAGAACAAATTGACGCTGCAAATGTGGACTTAAAAGCGTTCAGCGAAGGGTTTTACCGTAAAATATGCGGTGGGGCATTAAAGCCTGTATTGAACAGTATTGAATCTATGTTGTCTTCGGGTATACATGTAGAACTTACGACGTTACTTATACCGGGACATAATGATTCCGCTGAGGAAATTGTGCAGCTCGTAAACTGGATTGCTAGGCTTGACAAAGCAATACCGCTGCATTTTTCGCGGTATTTCCCAAAGTATAAAATGGACATTCCTGTAACTGATGAGGAAACACTTATCCGTGCGTATGATATTGCAAAAACTAGGCTGGACTACGTGTACCTCGGTAATTATGGGGATGATAAGTACGGGAATACGTATTGTCCCGGGTGTAAGGCGCTTTTAATATCGCGGGTAGGGTATGAGATTGAGGTTAAAGGATTAACAGGGAAAAAGTGTACTTCGTGCGGGTATGAGGTAAATCTGATTATATGA
- a CDS encoding AEC family transporter, whose protein sequence is MLSILLKLILNVFLFIVAGFIFSLIIGKREKIIKFFINFAIFFVIPVFIFINMWTTKIDFVIAGKITVLAIVVLTSGAGLAVVFSKIMKTKYSRTCLPIFLMNSRYLAVPVNGLLLGPEGVAYAVVYDVVMTLYSATVGVSLVLGHTRGLDPYSLPMIISSVLGFILNLTTNASAPEFIYIIGKYMSMIVLPLMLFFVGYRISMVTKDTWKQASLATLFRVGGGLAVGYLMVLLLNLTGPARGVGIITSIMPSAVASYIFSEIYHADEKYAAATVSLSTLLSMIYIPLIAWLFNVR, encoded by the coding sequence ATGTTGAGCATATTGTTAAAACTTATATTAAACGTTTTTTTGTTCATAGTTGCGGGATTTATTTTTTCGTTGATAATAGGTAAACGTGAAAAAATTATTAAGTTCTTCATTAATTTTGCAATCTTTTTTGTTATTCCCGTTTTTATTTTTATTAATATGTGGACAACAAAAATTGATTTTGTTATTGCCGGAAAAATAACGGTACTTGCGATAGTAGTGCTTACTTCCGGTGCGGGATTAGCTGTGGTATTTTCTAAAATAATGAAGACTAAGTACTCCAGAACATGCCTGCCTATTTTTTTAATGAACTCGCGGTACCTCGCAGTGCCGGTTAATGGGTTATTACTCGGTCCGGAGGGTGTGGCGTATGCTGTGGTGTATGACGTAGTTATGACCTTATATAGCGCAACGGTTGGAGTGTCGCTTGTATTGGGGCATACCCGCGGGCTTGATCCGTACTCGCTGCCGATGATAATAAGTTCGGTATTGGGTTTTATCCTTAATCTCACAACTAATGCTTCAGCACCGGAGTTTATCTACATTATCGGCAAGTATATGTCAATGATAGTTCTGCCGTTAATGTTATTTTTTGTGGGATACCGTATAAGTATGGTGACAAAAGATACTTGGAAGCAAGCGTCGTTGGCAACACTGTTCCGTGTAGGAGGCGGGTTGGCGGTAGGATATTTAATGGTACTTTTATTGAACCTTACCGGCCCGGCACGCGGAGTGGGAATAATAACGTCAATAATGCCGTCAGCTGTCGCGAGTTATATATTTTCTGAAATTTATCATGCGGATGAAAAGTATGCCGCTGCAACAGTATCATTGAGCACGTTATTGAGTATGATCTACATTCCATTAATCGCGTGGCTGTTTAACGTTAGATAA
- a CDS encoding M23 family metallopeptidase: MIISKVPKKKKESIFKKLSRSLTIVFIPHNSTKPIHLNFTVAFCGFLSVLWISLTTWAMYLSIREVDYWMLKGSNLVLQAKTVYFAKEVYKSREMLEHVREIDNDLRGLLKMRSRQEIIEKYSDNGSGGPSVDDQRVLDQRVQNKLHEMTDEDINRQVKTLKDEIRDTISSYQEIQSFIKEQHDLFQATPNIWPCYGRITSGFGSRIHPIWHFNDFHPALDIANSKGTPIRATADGIVKLADWMSGYGKVVVIEHGFGFTTIYGHNSRILVKTGQIVKRGQAISYMGDTGTATGVHVHYEVRVGGQSINPGRFIKQ; this comes from the coding sequence ATGATTATAAGTAAAGTACCGAAAAAGAAGAAAGAAAGCATATTTAAAAAGTTAAGCCGGTCATTAACTATTGTATTTATCCCGCATAACAGCACAAAACCTATTCATTTAAACTTTACAGTAGCATTCTGCGGTTTTCTTTCAGTCTTATGGATAAGCCTCACCACTTGGGCAATGTACTTATCAATTCGTGAAGTGGATTACTGGATGCTTAAAGGCAGTAATCTTGTTTTACAGGCAAAAACTGTATACTTTGCGAAAGAAGTGTATAAATCCCGTGAGATGCTGGAACATGTACGTGAGATTGACAACGATTTACGTGGGTTACTCAAGATGCGTTCCCGCCAGGAAATTATTGAAAAATACAGTGATAATGGTTCCGGTGGCCCGTCAGTTGATGATCAGCGTGTACTTGATCAGAGAGTACAGAACAAACTTCATGAAATGACTGATGAAGATATCAACCGCCAGGTAAAAACCTTAAAAGATGAAATCCGGGATACTATATCCAGTTACCAAGAAATACAATCGTTTATAAAAGAACAACACGATTTATTCCAGGCTACACCCAATATCTGGCCTTGTTACGGCAGGATAACATCAGGGTTTGGTTCGCGTATACATCCAATCTGGCATTTCAACGATTTCCATCCGGCGTTAGACATCGCTAATTCTAAAGGAACACCGATACGCGCTACAGCAGATGGTATTGTCAAACTAGCCGACTGGATGAGCGGCTATGGTAAAGTTGTAGTTATAGAGCACGGGTTTGGGTTCACAACAATATACGGGCATAATTCCAGAATACTAGTGAAAACGGGACAAATTGTTAAACGCGGCCAGGCAATTTCGTATATGGGCGATACCGGCACTGCAACAGGTGTACACGTACATTACGAAGTACGTGTTGGAGGTCAATCCATAAACCCGGGCAGGTTTATCAAACAGTGA
- a CDS encoding CapA family protein, producing the protein MKLSVVSTTLLIFITINALLLNPLLAQNNSGITITTATASIIITGDVFFDHTFGIADYPVEYPFARVQELFNKTDYICVNLETPVCESGVPQTDKKYVFHSKPGCIKSLTISGVDLACLANNHIKDQGNTGLEQTLEFLKANKIAYIGAGMSLKEARKPVITTVNGNKIAFLAYSNVYPSSFWATSSTTPGVAFSHPNHIKKDIAAIREYADIVITIFHWGKEREAVPCETQKFLSQWAIKNGADIVIGHHPHIIQGVQTYRGKPVVYSIGNFVFSAPVEISRDAMLPRIIVENKKVREIQFYPIKIRQFQPRIAAGKEAEVIISTFTSLSRDLGTTLRKRNNSVAVWTP; encoded by the coding sequence GTGAAACTAAGTGTTGTATCAACAACACTGCTGATATTCATAACCATAAACGCATTGTTACTGAATCCACTACTTGCGCAAAACAATTCGGGTATTACGATCACCACTGCTACTGCAAGTATTATAATCACAGGCGACGTTTTCTTTGATCACACGTTCGGTATTGCGGATTACCCTGTTGAATACCCATTTGCCAGAGTACAGGAATTGTTCAATAAAACAGACTATATATGTGTAAACCTGGAAACACCTGTGTGTGAGTCAGGTGTTCCGCAAACCGATAAAAAGTATGTTTTCCACAGTAAACCCGGATGTATCAAATCCTTAACCATCTCAGGGGTTGACCTTGCGTGCCTCGCGAATAATCATATTAAAGACCAGGGCAATACCGGACTTGAGCAAACACTGGAATTCCTTAAAGCTAACAAAATAGCGTATATTGGCGCGGGGATGAGTTTGAAGGAAGCACGAAAACCTGTTATCACCACAGTTAACGGCAACAAAATAGCTTTCCTTGCGTACTCCAATGTTTACCCTTCTTCATTCTGGGCAACATCCTCAACAACACCCGGGGTGGCATTCTCACATCCTAACCACATAAAGAAAGATATCGCGGCAATCAGGGAGTACGCGGATATTGTTATTACCATCTTCCACTGGGGTAAAGAACGTGAAGCTGTGCCATGCGAGACACAAAAATTCCTCAGCCAATGGGCAATAAAAAACGGCGCGGATATCGTTATCGGCCATCATCCGCACATAATCCAGGGCGTTCAAACATATCGGGGCAAACCAGTTGTTTACAGTATCGGCAACTTCGTATTTTCCGCCCCTGTGGAGATCAGCCGTGACGCTATGTTACCAAGAATAATTGTGGAAAATAAAAAAGTTAGGGAAATACAATTTTATCCTATAAAAATCCGGCAGTTTCAACCCAGAATTGCAGCCGGCAAAGAAGCTGAGGTAATAATCTCTACATTCACATCACTTTCCCGTGATTTAGGCACTACTTTGAGAAAACGCAATAATTCTGTAGCGGTATGGACTCCGTAA
- a CDS encoding SurA N-terminal domain-containing protein — MLKFLNKYKKIIFIITGIGFMMGIFIGFGSYFFTKGWDADAIAMVDKTKISQDKFSRYYRNAQKNIREKGEDITEDADKRLQIEVLRELIQEEVLVQQAKKYGIFVSDAELARYIQSFDAFKRNGVFDRNTYIQVLSYERSTPIEFEEDRRRDIMRTKLVRILMQNTGPLTPAEISIALREKFGTKMPDQKEQEKFVNQLRQERMSAFFEDWYRQINKEVKVREFLSERLK; from the coding sequence ATGTTAAAATTTTTAAACAAATACAAAAAAATTATTTTTATTATTACAGGCATAGGTTTTATGATGGGTATCTTTATCGGGTTCGGAAGTTATTTTTTTACTAAAGGCTGGGATGCCGACGCTATCGCTATGGTAGATAAAACAAAAATATCACAGGATAAATTTTCGCGTTATTACCGAAATGCCCAAAAAAACATACGTGAAAAAGGCGAGGACATCACCGAAGATGCGGATAAACGTTTACAGATAGAAGTCCTGAGAGAACTTATCCAGGAAGAAGTTTTAGTACAGCAAGCAAAGAAGTACGGCATCTTTGTTTCTGATGCAGAACTTGCGCGGTACATCCAATCCTTTGACGCGTTCAAACGTAACGGTGTTTTTGACAGGAACACGTATATACAGGTACTAAGTTATGAACGCTCAACACCTATAGAATTTGAAGAAGACCGCCGGAGAGACATTATGCGCACAAAACTGGTACGTATTCTTATGCAGAACACCGGCCCGCTGACCCCTGCGGAGATAAGTATTGCCCTGCGTGAAAAGTTTGGCACAAAAATGCCGGACCAGAAGGAACAGGAAAAGTTTGTTAACCAGTTACGACAGGAAAGAATGTCTGCGTTTTTTGAAGATTGGTACCGCCAGATAAATAAAGAAGTTAAAGTCCGCGAGTTTTTATCGGAACGTTTAAAATAG
- the rph gene encoding ribonuclease PH, producing the protein MSTNVRKIRVEKNVLKHAEGSCMFQMGNTKVLCVATVSKSVPPFAEERGEGWVTAEYSMLPRAGKERSSRQRLASSGRTKEISRLVGRALRAVVDLKKLYGFSVMIDCDVIQADGGTRTTSVNGAFIVLVQALRAMVKSGELKKLPVRDYIAAVSAGYVDGKPVLDLCAKEDNNAEVDMNFVITGHGKFVEVQGTGEKNAFTRAQLNYMLNLARKGVRQIIKVQKRIAGKLR; encoded by the coding sequence ATGAGTACAAATGTGCGGAAGATACGGGTAGAAAAAAATGTGTTAAAACACGCCGAAGGGTCGTGTATGTTTCAGATGGGGAATACAAAAGTTTTGTGTGTCGCGACGGTATCAAAATCCGTACCGCCTTTTGCGGAGGAACGCGGGGAGGGATGGGTTACTGCTGAATATTCAATGCTGCCCCGTGCGGGGAAGGAAAGAAGTTCGCGCCAGCGGCTCGCGTCATCCGGGAGGACAAAAGAAATTTCTAGGTTGGTTGGCCGTGCATTACGCGCAGTGGTGGACCTAAAGAAACTGTATGGGTTCTCGGTAATGATTGATTGTGATGTTATCCAGGCGGATGGCGGGACACGTACAACATCGGTTAACGGTGCGTTTATTGTGTTGGTCCAGGCATTACGCGCAATGGTGAAGTCCGGAGAACTTAAGAAACTGCCGGTGCGTGACTATATCGCGGCGGTAAGTGCGGGGTATGTCGACGGTAAGCCTGTGCTTGACCTCTGCGCAAAAGAGGATAATAATGCGGAAGTTGATATGAACTTTGTGATTACCGGCCACGGGAAGTTTGTGGAGGTACAGGGTACCGGCGAGAAAAACGCGTTTACCCGTGCACAGTTAAACTATATGCTTAACCTCGCAAGAAAAGGTGTTCGGCAGATTATTAAAGTTCAAAAACGTATCGCCGGGAAGTTGAGATAA
- a CDS encoding valine--tRNA ligase: MDKVYNPKSIEEKFSRQWVEDKRFHSVPDNDKGRNWVIVIPPPNVTGALHMGHALNNTLQDIIIRWHKMMGHNALWVPGTDHGGIATQNVYERVLKEKGKTRYNLGRQKFVEEMKEWSSTTSGTIIGQLKRLGCACDWDRLRFTMDDTCAKAVNASFVELFKKKLIYRGRRIVNWCPRCHTALADIEVEHKESKGKLWYIRYPFVDNPTDGIIVATTRPETMLGDTAVAVNPNDERYKDKIGKYVELPLVKRRIPVVADSVVESSFGTGAVKVTPSHDAVDFEIAERHKLKHIRIMTLKLTSQPDTAAAAANSGGVEMSMEADRVYAYDSNGTEQPPEYRKPIRYTGLAPVKCREIVVQDLIALGVLVKEEDYKLSAGECYRCSNVVEPLELEQWFLNTQEMASRAVKATEDGEVKFYPDSWEKPYLTWLDNLKDWCISRQIWWGHRIPVWYCTKCKGGYINVHFKTDEKGQTGITTAKNKNVTGGTIKYLLDNGVPFENIEKNAENIFLSHGVLEMKEGVYAGENHPEKCDVCECENFVQDPDVLDTWFSSALWPFSVFGWPQTGEEMKYYYPTSVLVTAYEILYLWVARMVMMGLTFQKTVPFKHVYVHGIVRDIHGKKMSKSLGNVINPLSMMEEYSTDALRFSLAMASTPGRDLQLSEDSFIGARNFVNKLWNATRFVMMNIEDYDSDDCVYFSQKTLANNMDRWITGKFKLAMDGIMQHMLSYNIAEVAKIAYDFVWHDFCDWYLELVKPRIGKDVTSPADKVVAQKTLIRILIGITQVLHPVMPFISEEIYRIVKAKVDKNNKWPVNLLQTRWPVFTDADTESIDAYKRLSRVDYDIVNSSVIEDTLIAHAIKEMRVLQDVVTAVRTVRSELNVPPGKKVEVHICVHETFKEIVINRENGNIAFLTRADKVVIGDNIVKPEKSAAAVVEGIEVFIPLADLIDFEKEKVRLTKVVKELEAELQKIDGKLSNQNFITRAVPAEVVRVRKLREDTAQRYERIKKNLEVL, from the coding sequence ATGGATAAAGTTTATAACCCAAAGAGTATTGAAGAAAAATTCTCTCGCCAGTGGGTGGAGGATAAAAGGTTTCATTCAGTTCCCGATAATGATAAAGGGCGTAACTGGGTGATTGTAATCCCACCGCCGAACGTTACCGGCGCGTTGCATATGGGCCATGCATTGAATAATACGTTACAGGATATTATTATACGTTGGCATAAGATGATGGGACATAACGCTCTATGGGTTCCCGGTACTGACCATGGGGGTATTGCCACACAAAACGTTTATGAACGTGTACTTAAGGAAAAAGGTAAAACCAGGTACAATCTTGGGCGTCAAAAATTTGTTGAAGAGATGAAAGAGTGGTCAAGTACAACCAGCGGGACAATCATCGGACAGTTGAAACGTCTTGGTTGCGCGTGTGATTGGGACCGTTTACGGTTTACTATGGATGATACTTGCGCGAAAGCTGTAAATGCCTCGTTTGTTGAGTTGTTTAAGAAAAAACTTATCTACCGTGGCCGCCGGATTGTTAATTGGTGTCCCCGGTGCCACACAGCACTTGCGGATATTGAAGTGGAACATAAGGAAAGTAAGGGTAAGCTATGGTATATAAGATACCCGTTTGTTGATAACCCGACTGACGGTATAATTGTGGCTACCACCCGGCCGGAAACAATGCTCGGTGATACCGCTGTAGCGGTAAACCCTAATGATGAACGGTATAAAGATAAAATCGGGAAATATGTGGAGTTACCTTTAGTAAAACGAAGGATCCCGGTTGTTGCGGATAGTGTTGTGGAGTCAAGTTTTGGTACCGGTGCGGTAAAAGTAACACCGTCACATGATGCTGTGGATTTTGAGATAGCTGAACGCCACAAACTTAAGCATATACGTATTATGACATTAAAACTTACCAGCCAGCCCGATACGGCAGCAGCGGCGGCGAATAGCGGCGGCGTTGAGATGTCAATGGAAGCTGACCGTGTCTACGCGTATGATAGTAACGGTACAGAACAACCGCCGGAATACCGTAAGCCTATAAGATATACCGGATTAGCTCCGGTAAAGTGCCGGGAAATTGTGGTACAGGACTTAATCGCTTTAGGTGTGCTTGTGAAAGAGGAAGATTATAAACTTTCCGCAGGGGAGTGTTACCGTTGCAGTAATGTGGTTGAACCGCTTGAACTGGAACAATGGTTTTTGAATACTCAGGAGATGGCATCCCGCGCAGTGAAAGCTACTGAGGATGGTGAAGTAAAGTTTTATCCGGACTCCTGGGAGAAACCGTACCTCACATGGCTGGATAACCTCAAGGATTGGTGTATCTCGCGGCAGATATGGTGGGGACATAGAATACCTGTGTGGTACTGTACCAAGTGCAAGGGCGGGTATATCAATGTACATTTTAAGACTGATGAAAAAGGGCAGACCGGGATTACAACTGCCAAAAATAAGAATGTTACCGGCGGGACTATAAAGTATTTGTTGGATAACGGCGTGCCGTTTGAGAATATAGAAAAAAATGCTGAGAATATTTTCTTATCCCACGGCGTTTTGGAGATGAAAGAAGGCGTGTATGCCGGGGAGAATCATCCGGAGAAGTGTGATGTGTGTGAATGCGAGAATTTTGTGCAGGATCCTGATGTATTAGACACATGGTTTTCTTCTGCGTTATGGCCGTTTTCTGTGTTTGGTTGGCCTCAAACTGGTGAGGAAATGAAATATTACTATCCAACCTCGGTTCTGGTAACGGCATACGAGATTTTGTATCTATGGGTTGCGCGGATGGTAATGATGGGTTTAACATTCCAAAAAACTGTTCCGTTCAAACATGTGTATGTCCATGGGATTGTACGGGATATACACGGTAAAAAAATGTCAAAATCGTTAGGGAATGTTATTAACCCTTTGAGTATGATGGAAGAATATAGTACTGATGCATTAAGGTTTTCACTGGCAATGGCATCCACACCGGGGCGTGACCTTCAGTTATCAGAAGATAGTTTTATAGGTGCACGGAATTTTGTTAATAAACTATGGAACGCCACACGGTTTGTGATGATGAATATCGAAGATTATGATTCAGATGATTGCGTCTATTTTTCTCAAAAAACGTTGGCTAATAATATGGACCGCTGGATTACCGGGAAGTTTAAACTAGCAATGGATGGTATAATGCAGCACATGCTTAGTTACAATATCGCGGAAGTTGCAAAGATTGCGTATGATTTTGTATGGCACGATTTCTGTGATTGGTACCTCGAACTCGTAAAACCGCGTATCGGTAAGGATGTTACAAGCCCTGCTGATAAAGTTGTTGCGCAAAAAACGTTGATCCGTATATTGATAGGTATTACGCAGGTATTGCATCCGGTTATGCCGTTTATAAGTGAAGAGATTTACCGGATCGTTAAGGCTAAAGTTGATAAAAACAACAAATGGCCTGTTAACCTGTTACAAACACGGTGGCCGGTGTTTACGGATGCTGATACTGAAAGTATAGACGCGTATAAACGGTTAAGCCGTGTGGATTATGATATTGTTAATTCATCTGTTATAGAAGATACCCTTATTGCGCATGCGATTAAGGAAATGCGTGTGCTGCAAGACGTGGTTACTGCTGTTCGGACGGTAAGGTCAGAACTTAATGTCCCGCCCGGGAAAAAGGTGGAAGTACATATCTGTGTGCATGAAACCTTCAAGGAGATTGTTATTAACCGGGAAAATGGGAATATCGCGTTTCTTACCCGAGCGGATAAGGTTGTTATAGGTGATAATATCGTAAAACCTGAGAAATCAGCTGCTGCTGTGGTTGAAGGGATTGAAGTTTTTATTCCGCTTGCTGACCTCATAGATTTTGAGAAGGAAAAGGTTCGGCTCACGAAGGTGGTAAAAGAGTTGGAGGCTGAACTACAAAAAATTGACGGGAAGTTGAGTAACCAGAATTTTATTACCAGAGCAGTTCCCGCGGAAGTTGTAAGGGTACGTAAACTACGTGAAGATACAGCACAGAGGTATGAGCGTATAAAAAAGAATCTGGAAGTATTATAA